The Balneola sp. MJW-20 genome window below encodes:
- a CDS encoding mannose-1-phosphate guanylyltransferase, whose product MTYAVIMAGGSGTRFWPKSTKELPKQFLKLFGEKTMLQNTVDRIKEEIPLERVLVVTNDRYVDIVKDQLPGIPAHNVVGEPVAKNTAPCVAIAAELLHKKDEEAVMVVLPADHHITKPDKFRDILRSAISKAKQDNFLVTIGIKPDRPETGYGYIHGNDKISEELEDHIVHPVRSFKEKPDLETARDFLKSGDYFWNSGMFVWSASTILNEVSSYLPDMFKLVKEAGESLYGEGHDAAVDHFYNSCESISIDYGIMENSKDVFVVPGEFGWNDVGSWTAVYDLGEKDQQGNVVNGSFFTQSAAGNNYISSESGKMISLVGVEGLAVVETENAILVCKLDQAQKVKDIVNQLNESEELKKFL is encoded by the coding sequence ATGACCTACGCTGTAATCATGGCCGGTGGATCGGGAACCCGTTTCTGGCCAAAAAGCACCAAAGAACTTCCGAAGCAGTTTCTGAAATTGTTTGGCGAAAAAACCATGCTGCAGAATACAGTGGATCGTATAAAGGAAGAGATACCGCTCGAAAGAGTTCTGGTAGTAACAAATGATCGGTATGTGGACATCGTTAAAGACCAGCTTCCGGGAATACCGGCGCACAATGTGGTAGGGGAACCGGTAGCAAAGAATACCGCTCCCTGTGTGGCGATCGCAGCCGAGCTTTTGCATAAAAAAGATGAAGAAGCGGTTATGGTGGTGCTGCCCGCTGATCACCATATTACGAAGCCTGATAAATTCAGGGACATACTCAGGTCTGCGATCTCTAAAGCAAAGCAGGATAATTTCCTGGTCACGATTGGAATTAAGCCGGATCGCCCTGAAACCGGGTACGGTTATATTCACGGTAATGACAAGATATCAGAGGAGCTGGAAGATCATATTGTTCACCCGGTTCGTTCATTCAAAGAAAAACCAGACCTGGAGACGGCCAGGGACTTTCTTAAGTCCGGAGACTATTTCTGGAATAGCGGCATGTTCGTATGGAGTGCTTCTACGATCCTGAACGAGGTAAGCTCATACCTGCCGGATATGTTTAAACTGGTTAAGGAAGCGGGCGAATCTCTGTATGGGGAAGGACATGATGCTGCTGTTGATCATTTTTATAATTCCTGTGAATCGATTTCCATTGATTATGGCATCATGGAAAACTCTAAGGATGTGTTTGTAGTACCGGGTGAGTTTGGCTGGAATGATGTAGGTAGCTGGACGGCGGTCTATGACCTTGGTGAAAAGGACCAGCAGGGTAACGTTGTAAATGGCTCTTTCTTTACTCAAAGTGCAGCCGGGAATAATTATATCAGTTCTGAATCAGGGAAAATGATATCACTTGTCGGAGTGGAAGGACTGGCTGTAGTAGAAACAGAAAATGCTATATTGGTTTGTAAACTGGATCAGGCTCAAAAAGTGAAGGATATAGTAAACCAGCTTAATGAAAGTGAGGAACTGAAAAAGTTCCTCTGA
- a CDS encoding sensor histidine kinase, with translation MSKKNKRSWNLYKLGLRTAFFTSLISSALIFLLIWIGLDTGIYESGTYGVLTLPIFFIIAYTVNYRMTYRRLEMLERVSKNIARKRFKEYDDVTTRHNDELDYLIKQAAKSSRTIEREIQRLNRIENYRKEFIGDISHELKTPVFAIQGFIETLLNGALEDEEVNRDFLRKAMRNVNRLIYLTKDLMEISKLETGELKSEIEEVYLYEVLHDILESLQYKAEKERIELIVNDFDRNICVKADKNQVKQVLINLIENAIKYNTPGGKVEVTVKSEPTNPDRVFVEVKDTGIGIDEKDIPRVTERFFRVDKSRSRERGGTGLGLAIVKHILEAHGEKFMIQSAPNVGSTFTFTLRRADVHAL, from the coding sequence ATGAGTAAAAAGAATAAGAGATCCTGGAATTTGTACAAGTTAGGCCTGCGAACGGCTTTTTTTACCTCTCTGATCAGTTCAGCTCTGATATTTTTATTGATCTGGATTGGCCTGGATACAGGTATTTATGAATCGGGAACCTATGGAGTTCTTACCCTTCCGATATTTTTCATAATTGCCTATACGGTCAATTATCGCATGACTTACCGCCGCCTTGAGATGCTTGAAAGGGTCTCAAAGAATATCGCACGGAAAAGGTTTAAAGAATACGATGATGTTACCACACGCCACAATGACGAACTGGATTACCTGATCAAACAGGCTGCCAAATCAAGCCGAACCATAGAAAGAGAAATACAGCGGCTTAACAGGATCGAAAACTATAGAAAGGAATTTATTGGTGATATTTCACATGAGCTTAAGACACCGGTATTCGCCATTCAGGGGTTTATTGAAACCCTTTTAAACGGTGCTTTGGAAGACGAAGAGGTGAATCGTGATTTTCTCCGTAAAGCAATGAGAAATGTGAACCGACTGATCTATCTCACGAAAGACCTTATGGAGATCTCAAAACTGGAAACAGGAGAACTTAAATCCGAGATCGAAGAGGTCTACCTTTATGAAGTGTTGCACGATATACTGGAAAGTTTACAGTATAAAGCTGAAAAAGAACGCATAGAGCTTATTGTTAATGATTTTGACCGCAATATCTGCGTAAAGGCTGACAAGAATCAGGTTAAGCAGGTATTGATCAACCTGATCGAGAATGCCATTAAGTACAATACCCCCGGAGGTAAAGTTGAGGTTACCGTAAAGTCTGAACCCACTAACCCGGACCGGGTTTTTGTAGAAGTTAAGGATACCGGTATCGGGATAGATGAAAAGGATATCCCAAGGGTAACTGAAAGGTTTTTCCGGGTGGATAAATCCCGATCAAGAGAACGAGGAGGTACGGGACTTGGCCTGGCTATTGTAAAACATATCCTCGAAGCTCACGGAGAAAAATTCATGATCCAGAGCGCCCCGAATGTTGGATCGACCTTTACCTTTACGTTGCGGAGAGCGGACGTTCATGCGTTATAA
- a CDS encoding MBL fold metallo-hydrolase, with the protein MEVTFLGTGTSMGVPVAGGFRWEELAHDPRNQRSRCSAWIKTDQHSIIIDTGPEFRIQSIRSRIQDVDHVLITHEHMDHIAGLDDLRVYNFKKSGPIPVYSTESCVDSIKKRFDYMFGENKYPGSTSLDLVVADSPFMIGEHEVTPLPVTHGKMAINGYRIDNFSYLTDVKDIPKSTRDLIRGSDVMVLSALRWEPDHPTHLTIPQAVDIINELEVPEAYLIHMNSYVDHQPTNDRLPDHIKLAFDQQVIKV; encoded by the coding sequence ATGGAAGTAACGTTTTTAGGGACGGGTACATCCATGGGGGTTCCGGTTGCCGGAGGGTTCAGGTGGGAAGAGCTGGCACATGATCCCCGTAATCAGCGCTCCAGGTGTTCGGCCTGGATCAAAACTGATCAGCATTCCATCATCATCGATACCGGACCTGAGTTCCGCATTCAAAGCATCCGGTCGCGTATACAGGATGTGGATCATGTACTTATCACACATGAACATATGGATCATATTGCCGGACTGGATGATCTGAGAGTCTATAACTTTAAAAAATCAGGCCCTATTCCGGTCTACTCTACTGAAAGCTGCGTAGACTCGATCAAAAAACGGTTTGATTATATGTTCGGTGAAAATAAGTATCCCGGCTCTACATCACTGGATCTGGTAGTTGCCGACTCTCCTTTCATGATCGGAGAACATGAGGTGACTCCTCTTCCAGTGACTCACGGTAAAATGGCGATCAACGGATACAGGATCGATAATTTTTCTTACCTGACCGATGTAAAAGATATTCCGAAAAGTACCCGCGACCTGATCCGCGGTTCGGATGTCATGGTACTGAGTGCATTACGATGGGAGCCCGATCATCCCACTCACCTTACCATTCCACAGGCGGTGGATATCATTAATGAACTGGAAGTTCCTGAAGCTTACCTGATCCATATGAACAGTTATGTGGATCACCAGCCTACAAATGACCGCCTGCCGGACCACATAAAGCTGGCCTTTGATCAACAAGTCATAAAGGTCTGA
- the ruvA gene encoding Holliday junction branch migration protein RuvA produces the protein MIAYLKGHVEEIREDAVILDVNNIGYRVEASSTTLDQVRDAGSEIKLLIYHHFTDSDQRLFGFFTRNEKNLFEKLITVKGVGPKSGLNILSGLPADQLIRAITGSQASTLSKVPGIGKKTAERIIVELKDKLDAPETESGGQPLVGGGVTDEAISALESLGFKKREAEAAVLKALKDSDSSNASEVIKKSLSLLNK, from the coding sequence ATGATCGCATATCTCAAAGGACATGTAGAAGAGATAAGAGAAGACGCAGTAATTCTGGATGTCAACAATATCGGTTATCGGGTAGAGGCATCTTCTACAACGCTTGATCAGGTACGGGACGCCGGATCTGAGATCAAGCTGCTTATATATCATCACTTTACCGACAGTGACCAGCGCTTGTTCGGTTTTTTCACCCGAAATGAAAAGAACCTGTTTGAGAAACTCATCACCGTAAAAGGGGTCGGACCTAAATCCGGGCTTAATATTCTATCCGGGCTGCCTGCTGATCAGCTGATCCGTGCGATTACGGGTTCTCAGGCCTCTACCCTGTCGAAAGTACCCGGTATCGGTAAGAAAACGGCCGAACGCATCATTGTCGAACTAAAAGATAAGCTGGATGCACCGGAAACAGAATCCGGAGGACAACCACTCGTCGGTGGCGGGGTTACCGATGAAGCCATATCCGCTCTGGAGAGCCTTGGCTTCAAAAAAAGGGAAGCGGAAGCTGCAGTGCTGAAAGCACTGAAAGATTCTGACAGTTCTAATGCCTCGGAAGTGATCAAAAAGTCACTGAGCTTACTCAACAAATAG
- a CDS encoding response regulator transcription factor: MAEQTILVVDDEKDLLDLIEYNLKKEGFKVLKAENGEQGIEKAREHKPDLVLLDIMMPKMDGLEAVEIMRKDDDLRNIPIIFLTARSDEKTEVEGLDKGGDDYITKPISTTKLISRIKAVMRRFEDIEESVNKLEVHDLMIDKDRYIVSRGEEEFQLPRKEFELLFYLASRKGKVLDRQTLLNKVWGDNIYVVDRTVDVHVRKIREKLGDHYIETVKGVGYRFKE, from the coding sequence GTGGCTGAACAAACTATTCTGGTCGTTGATGATGAAAAAGACCTCCTTGACCTGATCGAGTACAATCTGAAAAAAGAAGGCTTCAAAGTCCTGAAAGCCGAGAATGGTGAGCAAGGTATAGAGAAGGCCAGAGAGCATAAACCGGATCTTGTTTTATTGGATATCATGATGCCTAAAATGGATGGTCTGGAAGCAGTTGAGATCATGCGTAAAGATGATGACCTCAGGAATATTCCGATCATTTTTCTGACTGCCCGAAGTGATGAAAAAACGGAAGTGGAAGGACTGGACAAGGGCGGCGATGATTATATAACCAAACCCATAAGTACAACTAAGCTGATATCCAGGATAAAAGCGGTGATGCGACGCTTTGAGGATATAGAGGAATCCGTGAACAAACTGGAAGTGCACGACCTCATGATCGACAAAGATCGCTACATCGTAAGCAGGGGCGAAGAAGAGTTTCAGCTTCCCCGAAAAGAATTCGAACTTTTGTTCTACCTTGCCAGCCGTAAAGGCAAAGTTCTGGATCGCCAGACATTGTTGAACAAGGTCTGGGGAGATAATATCTATGTAGTAGATCGTACCGTGGATGTGCATGTGAGAAAGATCCGTGAAAAACTGGGGGATCATTACATTGAGACCGTAAAAGGAGTCGGTTACCGGTTCAAAGAATGA
- a CDS encoding glutathione peroxidase — MKSLLITLITLALMSFNADDTSFYEFKVKNIDDEEVALEEYKGKVILIVNTASQCGYTPQYEGLQAIYEKYQDQGLVIMGFPANNFNGQEPGSNEEIKQFCTLNYSVKFPMFSKVSVKGEDQAELFTYLTSQENQDFTGEIKWNFEKFLISRNGNLKRRFRSSVTPESEEITSAIEAELNM; from the coding sequence ATGAAATCACTGTTGATCACACTAATAACACTGGCTCTTATGTCATTTAATGCTGATGATACTTCTTTCTATGAATTTAAAGTAAAAAATATAGATGATGAAGAAGTAGCACTGGAAGAATATAAAGGGAAAGTAATTCTAATCGTTAACACAGCATCTCAATGCGGCTACACTCCGCAGTATGAAGGTCTACAGGCCATCTATGAAAAATATCAAGATCAGGGCTTAGTCATTATGGGCTTTCCAGCTAACAATTTTAACGGACAGGAACCTGGATCAAATGAGGAGATCAAGCAGTTCTGCACCCTTAACTATAGTGTCAAATTCCCGATGTTCTCCAAAGTTTCTGTAAAAGGGGAAGATCAGGCAGAATTATTTACATACCTTACGTCTCAGGAAAATCAAGACTTTACAGGAGAAATTAAGTGGAATTTCGAAAAATTTCTTATTTCCCGGAACGGAAACCTTAAGAGAAGGTTTAGAAGTAGTGTAACTCCCGAGAGTGAAGAAATTACTTCAGCGATAGAAGCTGAATTGAACATGTAA